The Oncorhynchus masou masou isolate Uvic2021 chromosome 6, UVic_Omas_1.1, whole genome shotgun sequence genome has a window encoding:
- the tnnt2b gene encoding troponin T, cardiac muscle isoforms, producing the protein MWSEGEEDIVDAEGEQEEGGWAKPKPKPAFMPQTSLVPPKIPDGEKVDFDDIHRKRMEKDLTELQTLIEAHFESRKKEEEELINLTDRIEKRRSERAEQVRIRTEKEKERQNRINEEKARKEEEEFKKKAEDDAKKKKVLTNLQFSGYKTEKKGGPKKKTEREKKRAILSERHKELNIDHLKEDKLREKATELWKWIHQLEAEKFDLQYKHSRQKYDVTVLRNRVSDHQKVTKGTRSKRGLRK; encoded by the exons ATGTGgtcagaaggagaggaggatattGTTG ACGCCGAGGGGGAGCAAGAGGAAGGAG GTTGGGCAAAACCTAAACCAAA ACCAGCCTTCATGCCTCAGACCAGCCTGGTGCCTCCCAAAATCCCAGATGGCGAGAAAGTGGACTTTGAT GATATCCACCGCAAGCGTATGGAGAAGGACCTGACTGAGCTGCAGACGCTTATCGAGGCCCATTTTGAGAGTCGcaagaaggaagaagaggagctcATTAACCTCACTGATCGTATT GAGAAGCGCAGGTCTGAGAGAGCAGAGCAAGTGAGGATCCGAACGGAGAAAGAAAAGGAGCGTCAAAACAGAATAAAC GAGGAAAAGGcaagaaaggaggaagaggaattTAAGAAGAAAGCAGAGGATGACGCCAAGAAAAAAAAGGTCCTCACCAACTTGCAGTTCAGCGGGTACAAG ACAGAAAAGAAAGGTGGTCCGAAAAAGAAAACAGAGCGAGAGAAGAAGAGAGCGATCTTAAGTGAACGGCATAAGGAGCTGAATATTGACCATCTCAAAGAGGACAAACTAAG AGAGAAGGCTACTGAACTGTGGAAGTGGATACATCAACTTGAGGCAGAGAAATTTGATCTCCAGTACAAACACTCCCGACAGAAATATGAT GTCACCGTACTCAGGAATCGAGTCAGCGATCATCAGAAAGT TACCAAGGGGACCAGGAGCAAACGGGGCTTGAGGAAATAA